A portion of the Naumovozyma castellii chromosome 2, complete genome genome contains these proteins:
- the RTR2 gene encoding putative protein-serine/threonine phosphatase (ancestral locus Anc_8.181) has translation MSFVTVVNIQEQVLRPHQLHSKLSSYEADMILGQLVSILRNSYCYDEMTLKYVCRFLSPQAYQYLVNERILNQRCGYPLCDKSTAVHLHRDPFCMINVRASYVTKYCSEMHMKASSFLYAQLSSTPLSEREGIHLIANFNREKYEQDSEKYDPIIFEEYLREKRTQNDVDALIASIETLDF, from the coding sequence ATGAGTTTTGTTACTGTTGTCAACATCCAGGAGCAGGTGTTGAGACCTCATCAGCTGCATTCTAAGTTATCCAGTTATGAAGCCGACATGATTCTGGGTCAGTTGGTTTCAATATTAAGAAACTCGTATTGTTATGATGAGATGACTCTGAAATATGTGTGCAGGTTCCTAAGCCCTCAAGCATACCAATACTTGGTGAACGAAAGAATATTGAACCAAAGATGCGGTTACCCACTTTGTGATAAGTCTACAGCGGTGCATTTGCATAGGGACCCTTTTTGTATGATCAATGTAAGGGCATCGTATGTTACTAAGTACTGCAGTGAGATGCATATGAAGGCATCGAGTTTCCTCTATGCGCAACTGTCTTCGACACCATTGTCAGAGAGAGAAGGAATACACCTCATTGCCAATTTTAATCgagaaaaatatgaacAAGAtagtgaaaaatatgatCCCATCATCTTTGAAGAGTATCTGCGAGAGAAAAGGACTCAGAACGATGTGGATGCATTGATTGCTAGCATAGAAACGCTGGATTTTTAA
- the OCA6 gene encoding protein-tyrosine-phosphatase (ancestral locus Anc_8.186) translates to MNQHNTVVAPLLFSTVQPRLYRGSYPREINIPFLKTLNLQYIVSLTPEPLSTDPIMARFCEESGIEMVHVLCQDEKKVKKKEKNSVKVKRKKKPVPIEYTVVEQCVKFLIDKKHYPCYIHCSNGELITSLVVACLRKFSYWSTVSILNEFLVYNSSINIHERNFIEHFNSEIEIDNMKLIDKVPWISAQYTYENKKNSGTEAKDDASSSRINSGIPNGLPKLKFHSL, encoded by the coding sequence ATGAACCAACATAATACGGTGGTGGCTCCACTACTCTTCAGCACCGTCCAACCAAGACTTTATAGAGGGTCATATCCCAGAGAAATCAACATACCATTCCTCAAGACGTTAAACTTACAATATATAGTGTCTTTGACACCAGAACCACTAAGTACTGATCCAATTATGGCCCGTTTCTGTGAAGAGAGCGGGATAGAGATGGTTCATGTGTTGTGCCaggatgaaaagaaagttaagaagaaagagaaaaataGTGTCAAagtgaagaggaaaaagaAGCCTGTGCCGATTGAATACACTGTCGTCGAACAGTGTGTCAAATTCCTTATTGACAAGAAGCATTATCCTTGCTATATCCATTGCAGTAACGGTGAATTGATAACTTCCTTAGTTGTCGCATGTCTACGGAAATTCTCGTATTGGAGTACTGTATCAATATTGAATGAGTTCCTAGTTTATAATTCCAGCATTAATATTCATGAAAGAAACTTTATAGAGCATTTCAACTCTGAGATTGAGATTGATAACATGAAATTGATCGATAAGGTTCCCTGGATCTCTGCCCAGTATACGTAtgaaaacaagaaaaattctGGGACAGAGGCCAAAGATGATGCCAGTTCTTCAAGAATAAATAGTGGTATACCGAATGGTCTAcctaaattgaaatttcatagTTTATAA
- the AIM7 gene encoding Aim7p (ancestral locus Anc_8.178): MSSLYYFSTETKGTIRKFRISTGRVETIKGLSIKIQPKPSYEIVIPEDEQEEVEEIESLEELRECLPDTSPRFLLLAYPMTNKDGIKQVPLVVIYWKPMTVVSQELKMLYAGALEMVRNECGTFKLVECTSGLEDDSDVEELKEQIENC; this comes from the coding sequence ATGTCATCCctatattatttttcaactgAAACCAAAGGGACAATAAGAAAGTTCCGAATTTCCACTGGGAGAGTAGAAACGATAAAGGGTCTTTCCATTAAGATCCAACCGAAACCATCCTATGAAATCGTTATCCCAGAGGATGAGCAGGAAGAAGTAGAGGAAATTGAATCTCTAGAGGAGCTTAGAGAATGCTTACCTGATACATCGCCTAGATTTTTGTTACTTGCTTATCCCATGACGAATAAAGACGGTATCAAACAAGTTCCATTGGTGGtaatttattggaaacCTATGACTGTTGTTTCCcaggaattgaaaatgttatATGCTGGTGCCTTGGAAATGGTGAGAAATGAATGTGGTACTTTCAAATTGGTTGAATGTACTTCGGGGTTGGAAGATGATTCTGATGTTGAAGAGTTGaaggaacaaattgaaaactgTTGA
- the RRG1 gene encoding Rrg1p (ancestral locus Anc_8.180), whose translation MVSHFSHLASHRTYVLRLYRHTLRNATKYSSSIYLQDRVKNTVKAATYHHRGDQSSWSVRKLLSNLRTLNILLYEGAVKDTLKLLSTFKKNSSRPSTETSKLLKKINQISLEHIKATREAPETIREMFILKRYVSKKQKQNKLPSNISKEYKLKLLLPLALHELSLIKFNRIASKIRKVPTTSITSTMAGRSRVWFVRSAVNKGKRQSKMLGSLIRYERKMNQKIIDGIHKCEMDADWALHEAIWENYLESNVILNYDTGKYLNAIRKNQNVNSHIHDWLSPLQKVVGDLNMRSLEKSKTFIDFKEKTLINGGLARYFEKRAMTMHSKRLERFQKMVKTDLPHVIPFVTNQTLSACLAKYHF comes from the coding sequence ATGGTAAGTCATTTTAGCCACCTAGCTTCTCATCGAACGTATGTTCTACGGTTATATCGACATACGCTTCGGAATGCAACAAAGTATAGCAGTTCTATCTACTTGCAAGATCGAGTTAAAAATACGGTCAAGGCTGCCACATACCATCATCGAGGAGATCAATCAAGTTGGTCTGTGCGTAAATTGTTGTCAAATCTTCGAACGCTGAATATATTGCTTTACGAGGGAGCTGTAAAGGACACACTCAAACTTCTCAGTActttcaagaagaattcaTCAAGACCCTCCACTGAAACGTCaaaacttttgaagaaaatcaaTCAAATATCATTGGAACATATTAAAGCTACAAGAGAGGCACCTGAGACCATTAGAGAAATgttcattttgaaaagatatGTTAGtaaaaaacaaaaacagAATAAACTtccttcaaatatttcaaaagagtataaattaaaattattactGCCATTAGCGTTGCATGAACTTTCTCttataaaatttaataGAATTGCCAGCAAAATAAGGAAGGTACCTACCACATCAATTACTTCAACGATGGCTGGGAGATCAAGAGTATGGTTTGTTAGATCAGCGGTGAATAAAGGTAAAAGACAATCCAAAATGTTAGGATCTCTCATTCGTTATGAGAGAAAAATGAATCAGAAGATAATTGATGGAATCCACAAGTGCGAAATGGATGCCGATTGGGCATTACATGAAGCCATATGGGAAAACTATCTTGAATCAAATGTGATATTAAACTATGACACCGGAAAATACTTAAACGCTATACGGAAGAATCAAAATGTTAATAGCCACATACATGACTGGCTGAGCCCTCTCCAGAAGGTTGTTGGTGACTTGAATATGAGATCGCTCGAAAAGAGTAAAACattcattgattttaaGGAAAAAACTTTAATCAATGGTGGGTTAGCCAGATATTTTGAGAAGAGAGCAATGACAATGCATTCCAAACGTCTTGAACggtttcaaaaaatggTGAAGACAGATCTTCCTCACGTGATACCATTTGTTACTAACCAAACACTGTCTGCTTGTCTTGCCAAATaccatttttaa